A single region of the Triticum dicoccoides isolate Atlit2015 ecotype Zavitan chromosome 2B, WEW_v2.0, whole genome shotgun sequence genome encodes:
- the LOC119368133 gene encoding polygalacturonase ADPG1-like, producing MGIIRTAILFLAALAWCSVLAAGGEVDGVFNVNDYGARGDGVTDDTKAFVHAWTAACGARGSSASTLLVPAAKSFLVGPTRFNGPCASTRITVQVMGTITAPPAGAWSGKNYWLMFYKVHGLTVTGDSTGLLDGRGGTWWRNKCKGYADCISKAPTALVVMSCADVELRQFRTKDSPQMHIAVSQSSKVQLTQLTITAPGDSPNTDGVHIDRSEDVRVSRSTISTGDDCVSISSRSRFVTVDGIVCGPGHGISVGSLGKNGATASVEYIDVKNVHFINTTNGARIKTWKGGKGYAKSISFTDIKFTNVDNPVVINQFYVDRHHVPNMGAVALSNITYKNLKGTSKHQTAVDFNCSESGSCTKIHVNSVEITAADGGGTMARCQNAQGDTSGYVYPKIPCLR from the exons ATG GGTATCATCCGCACGGCCATCCTGTTCCTCGCTGCGCTCGCGTGGTGTAGTGTGCTCGCCGCCGGCGGTGAGGTGGACGGCGTGTTCAACGTCAATGACTACGGTGCTCGAGGCGACGGGGTCACGGACGACACCAAG GCGTTCGTGCACGCATGGACCGCGGCGTGCGGCGCCAGGGGCTCGTCGGCGTCGACGCTGCTCGTGCCGGCGGCCAAGTCCTTCCTCGTTGGCCCCACCAGGTTCAACgggccctgcgcctccaccagaATTACCGTCCAG GTCATGGGCACGATTACGGCGCCGCCGGCGGGCGCATGGAGCGGGAAGAACTATTGGCTGATGTTCTACAAGGTCCACGGGCTCACGGTTACCGGCGACAGCACCGGCTTGCTCGACGGCAGAGGCGGCACGTGGTGGCGCAACAAGTGCAAAGGCTATGCT GACTGTATATCTAAGGCACCGACG GCGTTGGTGGTCATGAGCTGCGCCGACGTGGAGCTGCGCCAATTCAGAACCAAGGACAGCCCGCAGATGCACATCGCCGTCAGCCAGAGCAGCAAGGTCCAGCTGACGCAGTTGACCATCACCGCGCCCGGGGACAGCCCCAACACCGACGGCGTGCACATCGACCGGAGTGAAGATGTCCGCGTCAGCAGATCGACTATCAGCACCGGCGACGACTGCGTCTCCATCAGCTCCAGGAGCCGATTCGTCACCGTCGACGGAATCGTGTGCGGCCCCGGCCATGGCATAAG TGTGGGGAGCCTGGGCAAGAATGGAGCGACCGCATCCGTGGAGTACATCGACGTGAAAAACGTCCACTTCATCAACACGACAAATGGGGCAAGGATCAAGACGTGGAAG GGTGGGAAAGGTTACGCGAAATCCATCTCCTTCACCGACATAAAGTTCACCAACGTGGACAATCCTGTGGTCATCAACCAATTCTACGTAGACCGCCACCATGTCCCAAATATG GGGGCGGTGGCGCTGAGCAACATAACGTACAAGAACCTGAAGGGGACATCGAAGCACCAGACGGCCGTGGACTTCAACTGCAGCGAGAGCGGCAGCTGCACGAAGATCCACGTCAACTCCGTGGAGATCACCGCTGCGGACGGCGGAGGAACCATGGCCCGCTGCCAGAACGCGCAAGGGGACACCTCCGGATACGTCTACCCCAAGATCCCTTGCCTTAGATGA